The DNA segment ATAAAAATTTGTCATGCCTTAGCACGAGATaaatttgtacccattaggtTTTTCGAGGATTGGTGTTATCGAAATCCTTtgctttgttatgccttagcacaAAATTGTTAGGGAGTTCGAACAATTCGCTACCCCTTAGGGTTTTGCGAGGGTCAATATTATCGAGATCCTTAGTAATTCAGTCGAGGGTTacctttttaaccggtttatgagaATATTTGAAGCCCTGTTTTAGAACGGAATTCCgacgtctccgaaccgtgttaatttggccgtagcctttagtttCGGATTTGCCCCTTAGGCTTGTTTCCCTGCTATACTTCGAACTCGTTCGATGtgtcagtccccgagtagggTGGCCGTGGTCTATAAAATCAAGGAtttcctttttaaggtcttacgattTCGAGGTTTAGCAATTCGATCATGTCGATTctttggacgacagtccccgagtatagggtaaattgtttgaacttcagttgtgatcggcccttaagccagtttccgcaatagatcataagtatgaaattgtaaagtataaatttctctaAGGCATGAAACATCTGGTAAgaaaaaatacttctttcaatagattatacatgcgtacatgtttttccATTAGGGCTTGAGTAATCTACATTGAcacagttcatttgaccgtttggtcctttacctatcgagaccctgtcgacacgatgtattttccttgtaactatccgagggtgacgccccccagtattcgaggttgattgtaaaggagcctcggatactattgaattgctctaagttagcacgaacaatggcttcctcattaaaaacctcgccggaaaaacccatttgggacaaaaaccggtctaaggaaaaaagagtgcaacgtgtgctttcagacctaagcaCTTTGTGTTTGAAGAATCCTTTGGTGTCTTTGATTAAACACctgcaaatggttagtataaaatataaacgaaAATAGAGAAGTTCGTACCTTAGttgtaatatcgtttgaggagtgatatgttctaATTATTTGGTAATTGTTTGCCGTTCATCGTGCCACgtttgtaggatccctttccaATGATATCGAGGACGTGATATGGCCCCTCCCAGTCCGGgccaagttttccttcgtttgggtctctgagtattgagggtgaccttcctcagaaccaagtccccgattttaatgtgtcaaagattggctcttcgattgcaGTGCCTTTCGATCCGCTGTTTCTATTTggccattcgaacgagggcggcttcccatttttcatctagcaattcgaggcttgtattcatagactcgtgatttgactcttccgttgcaaatcaaaacctgatgctaggttccccgacttcaaccgggatcagagcttcggtgccatatactaaagagaatggTGTTGCCCccatactggattttgacgttgttcgatacgcccaaaggacttcgggcaatatttctctccatttttcctTAGCATCGTTCAATCATTTccttagattttgaatgatggtcttgtttgtggatttggcctgtcCGTTCCTactaggatgatatggcgtcgacaagatcctttttattttgtgatctttgaGAAACTTTgacactttgctgccgatgaattgctttccattgttgCATACGATCTTGGCAGGcttcccgaatcggcatataatgtggtcccagataaagtctatgaattctttctctctaattttctcgaaagcctgtgctttaacccacttagagaaatagtcagtcataagcaaaataaatttagctttacctggggccaatggtagagggccgacaatatccattccccatttcatgaatggccatggggataagactgagtggagttgctcttcgggttggtgaatcatcggcgcatacctttgacatttgtcgcactttcgaacaaactcttttgtatcATTTCTATATCGGCCCAATAGTATCTTGCtatgatgactttgtgaaccaatgattcggcaccagaatgatttccgcaggtgccctcgtggatttctcataggatgtagtcggtatctcctggtcccaaacatattgccaatggtccatcgaacatccttctatataatgttccatcttcggccaatgtgaatcgtgcaGCTTTTGGacgtagagtcctcgattccttaggatccgatggaagcttgccgttctttaggtactcgatatatttgttcctctaATCCCAAGTCagacttgtggagttgatttcggcgtggccttcttcgattaaTGACCTTGAAAGTTATACGACGGTCCCCGAGCTAATCTCGTTatcttcgactgatgaccccaaatttgcaagggcatcagcctcgctgttttgttctcgaggcacatgctatatggtccattctttaaaccgacgtagagtcacctgtagtttgtctaagtacctctgcattcgatcttctcgtacctcgaaggttctgttgacttggtttaccacaagcagggagtcacatttggcctcgatgaccgCTGCTCCCAAAcatttagctagctcgagacctgcaatcatggcctcatactcggcctcattgttagttaacttggaagttttgatagcttgtctaattgtattacccgtgggcggcttcaaaacgatgcctagctcggaccccttcacattcgaagagTCGTCTGTGAAGAGTgtccacacccccgatgatgtacctgacttaaataatagttccttttcgacctcgagtacgagggctggcgtaaagtcggccacaaagtctgctaagATTTGAGAGTTGATGGTcattcggggtcgatactcgatatcgtacccactgatctcgatgacccatttggccaatcggccctaAATTCCGAGCTTATGCAGAATATAGCGAATgggataagtagtcaccacaTAGATCgagtgacactgaaaatatggtttaaatttcctagaggcgcttattagggcaagcgctaatttttctaagtgtgtgTACCGGTCTCGGCCTCTCCTAAAGTttgactaacatagtaaacaggaaattgcgtaccttgctcttctcgaactaggaccccacttaccgcaatttttgaaaatgctaagtacaagtagagttgcctgtccgctttcggagtatgaagtagtggcgggctcgagaggtaccgctttaattctttcaatgcttgttggcattccggggtccatacaaaattgttcttctttttgagcagtgagaagaacctgtgacttttatctgaagacctcgagatgaatcggcctagggcggTTATGCACCTTAAATCTTTGTACGGCCTTAACATTGTCCACGACTAtgatgtcttcgattgccttgatcTTATAGAGGTTGATTTCAgtcccccgatttgataccataaagccgaggaacttgcccgagccgaccccaaatgcacatttctccgggttgggTTTCACGTagtatttccttagtatatcgaaggtctcctgcaaatgtgtcaaatggtccgctgctcgcagggacttaactagaatatcatcaatataaacctccattgatttacctatttgttctttgaacattcgatttactaagcaTTAATAAGTGGCACCAACATTGTTTGTCcaaacgacattacattataacaataggtgtcgtacttagtgatgaacaaagtcttttcctgatcctccgagtTCATTTGTATTTGAACGGTTCGTCATTATTTCTACCAGGGACATCATCTCGACCACAACTCTAGCTTTTCCCGATTTGTGGAACTTTTTCTGTAAGTCTTTAGTTATTTGCTTCCTTTCTTCGTGAAAAGTTAATTTCCTATTTTGCTAATTTTCCGTTTCCTTCATTTTAGCTGCCTGCTAGGAACCACCATGGGTTCACAGTCTGGACCaatgacttcaaaatattttggacATTACAACTCCGGAATCCCGACGGTGGAAGGAAATGACTcccaaatatgggtggaaggccaagaatcatggtaaactAAAGTCATTCTTTCTTTTATCCTTGTTAAAACACAAGAAATCTCATGAATAAATTGCTAAATCCACTTTTGCCTTATACAGGTCTTCCGAGGGGTTCCGTCACCTTCCCTATAGTCGACCCCCTAGATGACCTCGAGGAGGCTAGGAGGGTATTGCAAAATGCTCTTGACCGAAGCAGAGCTCGTGGATCTGCCCGAGCCTCCGGTGAAGGTGCTTCCTCTCGGAGTCCCCAGCCAAAGGACAAGAAACCAAAGAGAAGACGTTCCTCCTCGGCTGGGACTGAGGAgaggaaaataaataaaacaccAACCGAACCGGTCATAGTTACAGTGTTCCTCGATGATGGAAGAGAAGCCAGTAATAAAGAGGCTTCTCTTCAAAGAAGAAAATTTTCATCAGCTTAACGGGATGCTCAGCCGGGAGAGCTCCAAAATCCTTTGACAGAGGAGGTTCAAGCACTTTGGGGGGAGATGGGTTTAGTTAAAAATGATAATTCCCGTTTTCTGATCCCTGCTGATGCTCCCGATTTAAGGAGTTCGGCCCCTGACCTTTCTTTGTCACCGACTACTGAGTTGGTCTCAACTGTTGCCCCTTACGTGCCGGCTGCCTCTTTTCCATCTACAACAACAACTTCCTACCTATTAATACCCACTGCTCTTTCGCCACCAGCACCAACTGCATCTCTCCACTGGTACCAACCGCTCAAGAAAGGAATAATTCTTCCTCTTGATCTCCTAACCACATGAACTTTAGGAATAATTACTCAACCCCTTCCCAAGATCCTCGAGGGACGCGAAGTGCCACTCTTTCGATTTCAAAATAGTGTCATATTTTATCCAAGttggtggagcttgctaattatctgaatcCGCTGGCTTCGGACAAGGATTGAAAAAAGATGGGCTCCCTTTATGGGGAGTGCTTGATAAACAATAGCATGCACAATGTGGTGCAAGTATCATCCTAATTCCCTTCTATCTTCTTTATCGTTTACATGCTCTCTTCCGAGGGCCGAAAAATGTTGATCCTGGATAAACAAGGACTTGTTTCCgagcgggatcaacttttggctgAGAGGAACCAGTTTGCCACGCGCCTCCCGGTGCTGGAGGAAAACGTTGATTAAATGGATGAGCTTGAGGCTCGGTTATAGCAAACTGAGCAAGATAAGAAGGCCCatatacaagaagctactcaacTGCACAAAGACCTTAGAGAGGCCAAGGCTAAGTGGGTCGAACTTCAGGATGCTATAATCACTGGTGCCGAGCGCGAGTCTGCTTTCGAGGAGAAAATTAATAATTTGGAGGCCAACTTACGTTCCAAAACTGAGGAGGCCAATGTTGCCGAGGAGAAGAGGGCAAAAATGAAGGAGAGGATTAAGAGGGCCATGGAGCGAGACTGGCTTCACTCAATTACCAATGTTGAGCTTGATTCCCGCCTCAGTGCCACGAAGGCTAAAAGAGAGGAGCTCTAggtaaaaattgataaaatccgAGCAAAACTCCAAGATCAGGAAGATTCCCTCGTCTTCGAGAAGACCTATGCTATATATCATATGAAGAGCAAGACCTTGGAGGAGGCCAAAATGGGCATTGCCGATATTGATGATTTCATTACCAGGGCCCGAGAATTGGAGTTAACTTCTCGTAAAAATCTTCCTCCTCAGCCTGCTGCAACTGACTCCTTGAATACTAGTTCTGAGTATTCGGGAACCGAAGGGGAGACTAAAGAAGATGAAGGCCCCGAACCGGTAGTGGATCCGCCTTCTTCTACTAGGGAAACATAGACCTTTCTCACCCTTCAGGTTCTGGCGGTAATGAATAAtgtataatttttgttttttaaatctTTTATAATTATGACAAAACTTTTATTGAGTTTGACActttaataaaagaattttttgGTTAAGTGTTGTGCAAAAATATCCTTTTTTGTTTAGTTGATAAAGCTTCGTATGTATTTCTTCATCCGATAACTTTTGATTCTAGACATAACCACTTTTGGAATCTACCCTTTACTGTGAGGGTATTATAAGAAAAGGCCCTTATGTTTATGGTTCTCTTGAAGAGAACGTCTCTTGTTCATtctggcacaagcatttgaagtttttgttaactttcaaatgataaaatcaactcaTCATTTGgataagaaataagataaaaataaaaggactttgtTTTATTCCCTCTATATTTAAAAGTACATAGGCATTCAATTGCTTAAGTAAATAAATttgccaatacatgtggctaacttgtacaacttatttctactggGCTGATCATGCAGTCCCCAGTCTTGATAAGACAATGATCTCGGTCCCTACATTCTCAAATATTTGTGGCACTCTTGGTGCCGTATCATGTACCCCCCCCCGTGCTCGAATGCAAAGTATGCGAatttgaacactggaagtcttgcatCCACATTGTTGCTTCATCGGTGGAGACAACTTGTGAATTGTTAAAATAATCCTTTTTAAAAATGGAAGGCGAGGCTTGACATCAagccaaagattatttaaccatccaCATAGTGTTTTACCATCGATGTGAGAATTTTAGTACCTTGATATTTAAAGGTCTTGCCTTTGCTGATGATGCATCCTTTGTAGTATGCTTTTTGTTcctacctcgttaaaaaccttgccggaaaaatcTAACTGGGACAAAAACTAGTTGAGGGGAAAAAGTGTGttgcacatactttcagtattggCAAGAATCATCATTAATAATACATTTTGAGGTGAGCCACATTCCAATTGCTGGGTAGCttgactccatcttgattttctaATTCATATGATCCTTTACTGGTGATAGCTGAAACTCGATAAAGACCTTCCCATGTTGGTCCCAGCTTCCCGGCGCTGACTTCCCGAGTGCTCTGAGTAACATTTCTCAAAACCAAATCTCCCACTTTGTAATAACGGAGATTCGCCCtgcgattataatacctttccaTCCTTTGCTTTTGAGCCACCATCGTCACGTATGCTAGGTCTCGGTGTTCTTCAAGGAAGTCCAGCTTCAAGAGCAATGCTTCATTGTTTGCCTCTTTGTTTGCTCGGGAAAACCTTAAAGTTGCTTCCCCCACTTCCACCGGTATTAGAGCCTTTGAGTCGTATACAAAAGAAAATGGAGTTTCTTCCATGCTCGATTTTGTCGTGGCCCGATATGCCCACAACACCCCTGGTAGCTCATCTAGCCACTTTCCCTTAGCATCTTCTaacttcttcttaagatttttAATGATTATCTTATTAGTTGACTTCGCCTACCCGTTAGCACTCGGGTTGTATGATGAAGAAGTAATTGTTTTGATCTTTAATCCTTCCAAGAATTTGGTGACCTTTAAACATCTATGACTATGGCCCGTTGTCACAGTCAatctcctttggtactccaaaTCAGAAGattatgtggtcccatatgaagtcAACTACTTTGTGTTCCCCGATCTTTTGGTAAGGACCTGCCTCAACCCACATAGTGAAATAATTGGTAAACTAAGAGAAATCTTACCTTTCCGATGCCCTGTGATAAAGGTCCAACTATGtctatcccccatttcatgaatggccatggagacACCATCAAATGCAAAGGTTCTGCTGGTTGGTGCATTAACTGTGCATGTCGttgacatttgtcgcatttttgTATGAATGCCTTTGCATCTTGTTCCATCTAGGGCCAATAATTTCCATCCCTGATCAATTTGAGAACTAACGAGTCTCCACCGGAATGGTTTCTGCAGACTCTTTCGTGGAACTCTCTCAACACATAGTCTACTTCTAAGGCCCCTAGACACCGAGCTAGTGGTCCTTGGAATGATCTTTTGTATAACTACCCATCTACGTGGAAGTAGCGAGCTACTTTGGTCCGCAGTGCCCAGGACGCCTTTGGGTCTTCGGGTAATTTACCATGCCTCAGATATTCAATGaactcattcctccagtcccaaatTAAGTTGGTCGAATTTACTTCGCAGTAGCCGTCCACATCCAACACCGAACATCGCAGTTGGACGACCGTACCGGAATCAGATCCTTTCATCTATGTGGATGACCCCAAACTAGCCAATGCATATGTGTCCACATTTTCTTCCATCGGAAAGGTGGACGattgaccattctctgaatcATGCAAGTACCGCCTGAACCTTGTTCAAGTACTGCTGCATACACTCCTCCTTTGTGTCGAAAATCCCATACACTTGGTTTACCACCATCTTGGAATCACACTTTATCTTGATGACCTCAGAGCCTAGCCCCTGGGCTAGTTCAAGTCTTGCGACCAAAGCCTTATActcagcttcattgttagttaacagTACAATTCTAATAGTCAGCCTTAGGGTCTCCCTCAAAGGCGTGACCAGAACTATTCCAAGGCTGGACCCTTTTACGTTAGAATCTACATTCGTTAATGAGGT comes from the Nicotiana tabacum cultivar K326 chromosome 14, ASM71507v2, whole genome shotgun sequence genome and includes:
- the LOC142168903 gene encoding uncharacterized protein LOC142168903 is translated as MEETPFSFVYDSKALIPVEVGEATLRFSRANKEANNEALLLKLDFLEEHRDLAYVTMVAQKQRMERYYNRRANLRYYKVGDLVLRNVTQSTREVSAGKLGPTWEGLYRVSAITSKGSYELENQDGVKLPSNWNVAHLKMYY